The Vulcanimicrobium alpinum sequence CGTTCGTCGGGCCCGGTGCCGAGGACGTGCAGCGGGATGCCGACGAGCGCGCAAGCGGCGATCGCGAGATCGATCCGCTTGTACGGCAGCAGCCGCGAGACGACGACGACGTAGTCGCCGTTGCCGGCGCCGGCGGTGAACCGGTCGACGTCGACCGGACACGGGAGCACGTCGGCGTCGCGTCCATACCATCGGCGAACCCGCTCGGCGACGTTGCGCGAGTTCGCGACGAACCGCGTCGGCCGCTGCGCCGCGCGCACGTCCCACGCCGCGAGCCGCGCGACCAGCGGGCGCGCGAGCATCCCCGCGCCGAACCCGCCGACGTAGCGCGCGGCGTCGAAGACGAACCGCGAGACCGTGTTGATGTAACAGACGTGAACCGCGTCCGGGCGAAAGCGCACGCCCTTCGCCCACGACGTCGTCGACGAGACGATCACGTCGTACGCCGAGAGGTCGAAGCTCTCGAACGCGCGCGGATAGAGCGGCGCGTACAGCCGGAACGCGCGCGACCGCAGCGGCGCGTGCTGAAGAAACGACGTGCGCACCCGCGCAGCGGGAACGAGATCGCCGACGGCACGCGCGTCGTAGAGCGCGGTGTACACCGGCGCGTCGGGCCAGCCCGACGCGAAGTGCGCGAAGACGCGTTCCGCGCCGCCGCGCTGATTCAGATAATCGTGAACGAGCGCGGTGCGCGGAACCGAAGCGCCGGCCGTCAGTTCCCCGCTCCGCCGTCGCCGGATTGCCGCGGCAGGACCAGCGCGACGTCGAAACGCCGGAACCAGCGTTTCGCGACGCGCTCGACGTCGGCTGCGGTGACGGCGGAGATGGCGGCGCCGACCCCATCGGCGGCCCCGGCGTCGAGACCCTGCGCGGCCGCGTTGCCGATCGCGAACGCGCGCTCGTCGAGCGAGACGCTTTCGAGCGCCCACGCGCCGCGCGCCGTCTCCCGATAACGCGCCAGCAGCGCCGGCGCGAGCGGCTTCGCGGCCGCGTCTTTGAGGACGGCGTCGACGCCCGCGAGCGCGGTCGTCGGATCGATGCGCGAGCCGTTGAGCCACACGGCGAGCTGCGCGGGCGCGGTGTCGTAGCCGTAGATCGTACCGGCCGGGCGGAACAGCGGCGATGCCGTCGCCGACGTCGATGCTTCGAACACGTCGGTGATGAGCGCGCGTACCACCAGCGCCGCGGCGAAGTCGCCGTCGCCGAGCGGCGGCGCCGCGAACCCGAGGACGACGTACGGCGCGAAAACGTCGCGGCGAGTCACCATCCGCTTGGGCTGCGCGCCGAAGGGGCGCACCGCCACCGGCGCGATCGCCGGTGCTGCGCCGGCGGGGAGCGCGGCGACGATCGTGCGCGCCGCTGCCGCGGTGGCGGCGCCGGTCTGGCCGACTGACGCGATCAGTGCCGCCCCGCGCGCATACCACGCGGCGTAGAACGCGCGCGCCGCGGCACCGTCGAGCGCTGCCAGCGAGGCGGGCGTCCCCAGCGCGGGCGTCCCGGCCGCGTCGCGATAGTACGAGCGGCGCAGCATCTCGAGCCCGACCCAGCGCGGATCGCGCTCGTTGTCGGCGATCCGCCGGCCGAGCGCGTCGCGCGCGGCCGCGAGGGCCGCCGGCTCGAAGGCCGGCTTCGCGAACGCCCGCGCGACGAGCGGCGCGAGCGCGGCGAGCGCCTGCGGCTGTGCTTCGAGATAGAAGCGGACGTACTGCGCCGAGGCGACGTACGCGATCGACCCGCCGCGTGCCGCTACCGCGTCTTCGAGCGCGACGCCGTCGACCGGCTCGTGCAGCAGCGCCTCGGCGACGAGCGCGGCGAGACCGTCCTGGCCGGCGCTCTGGCGGCTCAGTCCGGCAGGGACGAACAGTGCGATCCCCGCCAGCGGAAGGGCGGGATCGGCGCGGACGAACGCGCGCCCGCCGCCGCCGTCGACGCCGGCGACGGGCGGAGCGGCGGGCGCCGCGGCGACCAGGAACGGGAGCGCGAGCGCGGCGGCGCAGGCGCGGAGGCTCGGACGCATGCGGGATCCCATCGATTCAGGCGCGCTTGGCGGCCGGCGCGGCTTTCGTCAGCGTGACGACCGCCGGCGGCACGGCAAGGTAGCGCGCCGCGACGCGGGCGACGGCCTGCGGCGTCAGCGCGGCGGCGGCGGTGAAGTAACGGCCTTGCATCCCGGCTTCGGCAGGGGCGTACGGCGCGTTTCCCTCGACGGCGTACCAGCCGAAGGTGTCGGCGAGCTCGGCCGGGGTCTGCAGTTCGCTCAGCAGTTGATAGACGAAGGCGGTGCGGGCGGCGTTGAACGCCGCCGGCGGCAACGGGGTCGCGGCGGCGGCGATTGCGCGCTCGACGATCGGCAGGGCGGCAGCAGCGTCGTCGCCGGCGATCGTCACCAGAAACGTTCCGGGATCGTGGTAGGTAACGAATTTGCCGGTGACCGTCGCACGCAGCGGCCCGAGTGCTCGCCGGACGCTCCCCGTTTTCGGCGCGAACAGCGATTCGGCGAGAAAGTCCATCGCGGTTGCGGACGCCTCGTCGCCGATCGGCGGGCCGGCCCAGCCCAGGCCCTGCCCGTCGACCGATGCGCTGCGCAGGACGACGGGCCCGGCGGCCCGGCTCGCCGGCGCGGGGATCGGTTCAGGATCCGGCGCCGCGCCGTCGCGCGTCACGGCGCTCTGCGCCGCGGCAGGGTCGACGTTTCCGGTCAGCACGAGGACCGCGTTCGCCGGCCGGAAGGCACGCTCGGCGAACGCCTTCACGTCGGCAAGCGGGACGCTCGCGAGCGTCGCCGGCGTCCCGATCGTCCCGTCGTGAAACGGTCCGTCGGCGAAGAGCGCGGTGCCGAGCGCGTTCTCGATCGCCTCGGACGGCTCGAATGAGCGCAGCAGCGCGTCCTCGGCGGCGTCGCGGCGGCCCGACTGCAGGCCGCCCTGATCGACGACCGGCGCGAAGAAGTCTGCGGTCATCGCTCGCACGATCGCCGGGGCGCTCTCGGGACCGACGAGGGCGGTGATCGAGACGGCGCTGGGATAGGCGGCGACGGTCAGCCGGCCGCCGTACCGCGTCACGAGGCGGCCAAGCGAGGTCCCGGTGATCGGGGTGGAGGCCGTGACGGTCATCGCGGCGAGCCGCGAGAGCCCCGGGACGGGCTTCGGACCGAAGCCGCCCGTCGGCGCACGATACCAGAGCGCGACGGCCGCCGCGTTCTGGGCGGGATCGGGGCGCACGATCGTGGTCAGCCCGGCGGGTGCTGCGGTCGCCGCAGGTGCCGGCCCGGCGGCCCGCGCCGCCGGCGGCCCGGAGACGAGAAGGGCCGCGACGAGCGCGGCCCCAGTTCGTGTGCCCGCAGCGGTCACGCGGGTTCCGGAGAGATGGTCGGCGGGAGGCGCTTGGGACGCTCCGGCCGCGGATCGGGCTCCGGCGGCGCCGAGGCCGCGATCGGAAGATCCGTCGGCGGCTCGGGCTCGAGCGGCTTCTGCGGCGGCCACGGCTTGCCGGCGAGGATCGCCAGCACTTCCTCGGTCTCGACCGTCTCGTGCTCGAGCAGCGAGTTGGCCATCCGCTCGACCTTGTCCCAATTGACCTCGAGGATCTTGCGCGCGTCGGCGTAGCAGGTCTCGATGATCCGGCGGACTTCGGCGTCGATCTTCCCGGCGATCTCTTCCGAGTAGTTGCGGTCCTCGCCGAAGTCGCGGCCGAGGAACACTTGGTGGTTGCCGCGGCCGTACTGAATCGGGCCGAGGTTGTCGGACATCCCGTACTGCGTCACCATACGGCGCGCGAGCTCCGTCGCTTGTTGGAAGTCATTGGACGCGCCGGTCGTCACGTCGCCGAACTTGATCTCCTCGGCGATGCGCCCCGCCAGCGCTTTTTTGATGACGGCAAGGATCTCGTTCTTCGTCTGCGAGTGACGGTCGTCGTCGGGGAGCGACCAGGTGAGGCCGAGCGCCATCCCGCGCGGGATGATCGTGACCTTGTGGACCGGATCGGAGTTGGGCGTCAGCCCGCCGACGATCGCGTGGCCGGACTCGTGGAAGGCGGTGTTCTCCTTCTCGCGCATCGACATCACGACCGATTTGCGTTCCGGCCCGACCATGACGCGGTCGATCGCCTCGTCGCAATCGACCATCTCGATCACCGACTTGTTGCGGCGCGCCGCGAGCAGCGCGGCTTCGTTGAGCAGATTCTCGAGGTCGGCACCGGAGAAGCCCGGCGTACGCCGCG is a genomic window containing:
- a CDS encoding glycosyltransferase — encoded protein: MYTALYDARAVGDLVPAARVRTSFLQHAPLRSRAFRLYAPLYPRAFESFDLSAYDVIVSSTTSWAKGVRFRPDAVHVCYINTVSRFVFDAARYVGGFGAGMLARPLVARLAAWDVRAAQRPTRFVANSRNVAERVRRWYGRDADVLPCPVDVDRFTAGAGNGDYVVVVSRLLPYKRIDLAIAACALVGIPLHVLGTGPDERRLKRLAAGTRTTFHGLVDDAARNAIVGDARAAILPGEEDFGLVPLEAAAAGRPTIALRAGGALETIVEHETGAFFDVPEPASLAEALRRFDPAAYDPQCLRAHAERFAPPRFLARLRAIVDETAARG
- a CDS encoding insulinase family protein, coding for MRPSLRACAAALALPFLVAAAPAAPPVAGVDGGGGRAFVRADPALPLAGIALFVPAGLSRQSAGQDGLAALVAEALLHEPVDGVALEDAVAARGGSIAYVASAQYVRFYLEAQPQALAALAPLVARAFAKPAFEPAALAAARDALGRRIADNERDPRWVGLEMLRRSYYRDAAGTPALGTPASLAALDGAAARAFYAAWYARGAALIASVGQTGAATAAAARTIVAALPAGAAPAIAPVAVRPFGAQPKRMVTRRDVFAPYVVLGFAAPPLGDGDFAAALVVRALITDVFEASTSATASPLFRPAGTIYGYDTAPAQLAVWLNGSRIDPTTALAGVDAVLKDAAAKPLAPALLARYRETARGAWALESVSLDERAFAIGNAAAQGLDAGAADGVGAAISAVTAADVERVAKRWFRRFDVALVLPRQSGDGGAGN
- a CDS encoding M16 family metallopeptidase, giving the protein MTAAGTRTGAALVAALLVSGPPAARAAGPAPAATAAPAGLTTIVRPDPAQNAAAVALWYRAPTGGFGPKPVPGLSRLAAMTVTASTPITGTSLGRLVTRYGGRLTVAAYPSAVSITALVGPESAPAIVRAMTADFFAPVVDQGGLQSGRRDAAEDALLRSFEPSEAIENALGTALFADGPFHDGTIGTPATLASVPLADVKAFAERAFRPANAVLVLTGNVDPAAAQSAVTRDGAAPDPEPIPAPASRAAGPVVLRSASVDGQGLGWAGPPIGDEASATAMDFLAESLFAPKTGSVRRALGPLRATVTGKFVTYHDPGTFLVTIAGDDAAAALPIVERAIAAAATPLPPAAFNAARTAFVYQLLSELQTPAELADTFGWYAVEGNAPYAPAEAGMQGRYFTAAAALTPQAVARVAARYLAVPPAVVTLTKAAPAAKRA